A region of Trichoplusia ni isolate ovarian cell line Hi5 chromosome 21, tn1, whole genome shotgun sequence DNA encodes the following proteins:
- the LOC113504230 gene encoding glucose-6-phosphatase-like: MSVMDRVNAFGVSIISVLQARGFNENIIYAINEASNPQHLLMFYFPFVAVIDSVFAAQLLLCMAFSGWLTSMIKWLSLSDRPYWWVQETSYYLHDQRPILKQTSQTCEIGSGNPSEHMTSAVIISILFCMWMTSYLDECQCKINWSSWIMFPFCFYNALIVMIAQLYTAVHFPHQCLIGAMIGAILVPVLCVYIIDPYIWQYGAVSNKDTVVVRVWYVLSTIGMTLIAVFTYYCYKSIGWQPSWSIKLAYRYCDNPANITRTSIPLFSIMTSTAYMLGWALFVSPAVIRYRYFTKPRSIPLGLLIALLFLKIFQLIEHFSCNLDIKTYYLVQFLVTVCKPGLFLRVLPSILKLPYFCITCCEQLALKMEQ, translated from the exons atgtcTGTGATGGACCGAGTAAACGCCTTCGGCGTTTCAATTATCAGTGTATTACAAGCTAG AGGGTTCAACGAGAACATCATCTACGCTATCAACGAAGCATCGAACCCCCAGCACCTGCTGATGTTCTATTTCCCTTTCGTGGCCGTCATAGACTCCGTATTCGCGGCACAGCTCCTGCTATGTATGGCTTTCAGCGGATGGCTGACCTCCATGATCAAATG GTTATCACTATCAGACCGTCCCTATTGGTGGGTACAAGAGACCTCGTACTACCTGCACGACCAGCGCCCAATATTGAAGCAAACCAGTCAAACTTGTGAGATTGGGTCGGGGAATCCCTCTGAACATATGACTTCAGCCGTCATCATCTCAATCCTGTTTTGTATGTGGATGACTAGCTATTTAGACGAATG tCAGTGTAAGATAAATTGGTCATCTTGGATCATGTTTCCTTTTTGTTTCTACAACGCTTTGATTGTGATGATTGCACAACTGTACACGGCCGTGCACTTTCCTCACCAGTGTCTAATCGGTGCAATGATCG GGGCAATTTTAGTCCCGGTGTTATGCGTCTACATCATCGATCCATATATCTGGCAATATGGAGCCGTGTCCAATAAGGATACCGTCGTTGTCCGGGTTTGGTACGTCCTGTCAACTATAGGCATGACTTTGATTGCCGTTTTCACGTACTATTGCTACAAGTCGATCGGGTGGCAACCGTCTTGGTCCATAAAGCTG GCCTACCGTTACTGTGACAACCCCGCTAATATCACGCGGACCTCCATCCCGCTGTTCTCCATCATGACATCAACAGCCTACATGCTGGGGTGGGCGCTGTTCGTGTCTCCTGCAGTCATCAG ATACCGTTATTTCACTAAACCTCGCTCGATACCTCTGGGTCTGCTCATCGCGTTACTCTTTCTCAAAATATTCCAACTGATCGAACATTTCTCTTGCAATCTAGACATAAAGACATACTATCTAGTCCAATTCTTAGTCACAGTCTGCAAGCCTGGCCTCTTCCTGCGTGTACTGCCAAGTATCTTGAAGTTGCCATATTTCTGCATCACCTGCTGCGAGCAACTGGCTCTGAAGATGGAACAATGA